CGTTGGTGGCAAAAAGGGCCAACGCATCCGTGGCGTAGAGGACGTGCAGGGAGAGGGTGTACAGGTAGGTGGTCACCAGCCACAAAATGCAGAAGCAGAGGCAGCGATTGAGGAAGCGACCTGTTAAAGGCAGGTTAGGCCACTGTATGCAGAGTGCGATAATGACCTCTGAACTCACCCACTGTGAAGCCGCGCTCCCGGAATCCTCGCAGCACGTCGCCGAGTATGTCGCTCAGCTTTTCGCACTTGCGCGTGGAGACCAGGCCCAGGATGTAGATGGGGAAGAAGAGCAGCGAGAAGTTGGTGAAGAACCAGGCGGCGAAGAAGGGGGCGCTGAAGTAGACCGGCTGGCGCGGTGGTATGTTGAACATCTCGGTGGCGTCCTCGACGTGGTGCAGCGACGAGTCGCTGATGGCCAGTATGTCCTCCAGCTCCGTGCTCAGGTCGGCACGGCTCGAGGACGTGTCCTGGTCGTCGTTCAGCAGGTCGTCGTACGGAGCACGGTACTTGTACATGTACTTAATGCAGTGGGTGGCCCCCACCCACGAGGCGGTCATCAGGATGGTCACGCAGACTCCGAAATACATCTGCAAAACATCGTGATTATTATCGTGGTTATTAGATTCTAAATAACATCATTTTCTGACATATGCTAAAAGTACCTTTGAACTTTAACAGGGTAAGACCCATGCCTAATGGTAATTCCAATTGCATGACACAGCTTAGTGACAGTCAAactgatttatatttttttggaaacgTGTCAACACAATATAACaatcaataaaacaattacccaacaaataaatgaacacAGCGAATCATTTAACAACCCATAATAAAATATGGAAATGTCTGGATAAGACCAACACAACACATTTCagatttcatttaaatataacttagtaaattaaaatatactgcgtattaaattgcatgattgCGTTGCAGGCATGAAATAATTGAttaaatgtggaaaatattatatttcaaatttgtcacatttgttttaaatgggttatatttaagtttgatATGGGAATTGAAGTCTTATGAATTcttacaacaaatttaatattccataTTTCAAATAACTATGTAttcttttaaagaaaaaaaacgtactttttcactttaaaaataactaattttgATGTTTGTTTAGAAATTCTCAATTCTTAGCCTTATAGCTATTTAAGTTGAATATGgtttacattaaaaataaatttctatttattaaaatctatttaaaagtagctttataaattatttcaaatgaaatataatattttcatatttaaaataactaaatgtatatttttttttataaaataaaaaactatattttccCCTTTCAAAATAACTCTTTTTGGggattgttttatttttaactaaatcgTTGTTACAAATAGGTTTTTCTAGTGTAATTTGGTAATGAGTAAAATTGagttgtaaaattttaatttggcttttacTATGCCCTTTTGGCCTCACCTTGCGCGCCAGTTCAGAGCAGCAGGACTCCTTGCAGGCCTGCAGCTTCCGGAATCGCAGCTCCGGGTCCTCCCCGTGGCCAttggcctgctgctgctccatcTGCGTGTCGCTGGAGTCGGTGCCGCCGAAGTGGATGCCCGCATTGTGGCTGCCCGGGGCGCTGGTGGGCGTGTCCGCCGGTATGATGATCACCTCATTGGGGTCCTGCTGGCTCGACGAGATCGAGTCTTGGTGGGTTATTTGCGGATTGCTCGAGGTGAGCACGTTGCTGAAGCCGCAGCTGCCCGTTGCCCCGCTGCCACCGCCGCTGCCATTTTGGGCAGACGTTGCAGGAGCTCCGACTCCGGCTGGGCTGCTGCTGGCTCCCGGTCCGCCggcgttgctgttgttgtacGGGCCATTCGTCGACGAGTCGCCGGTGACCACCACGGAAGGAGTGCGCACCCGTTTCGGATTGAAAATGGCTGGAATTTCGCCGTCACGCGTCATGCTATCATCATTACCGGGCTCCTCTGTCGTTCATAGTGGTCCGATTCTGGAATGTCAATGATTAATTAGAGCCTTAATCTGAAATGTTCACTTAAAGAAAGCGCTGATTCTGCATCGATTCATTTTTTGCATTCATTTCatcatttgaataatttaccCTAACCAAACGAGTTGAAATGCGCAAAGTTGCACTTCGAATGTACGATTTTTAGCCCAGTATTTGGaccttacaaaaaaatgcatacattattttacaattactAATGGtgtcttttaaaatgttaaataatttcccaAAATCTACAACTTGAAGCAGCTTTGAAGTTAGCCCTAGCTCTTTCTCTCCGAGTTCTAATCAAGGATTCAGTTCGATTCGGTCGGCCATTTTCCATCTCCGTCTGGATTCAGGCTGCTCACGTGCCCCCAGCGATTAAAGATTGAGGAACACGCAAATGAGAGGCCATTTCTCGACTCTTTACAAGCGAAAGGCGCACCCAGAGCCCACGCAATCCGTCCAGGGTCTGAGCAATTTGCATGGGCCTCCCATTCTTCCCTTGCCCATTCTCGGCAGAAGGGGTGAAACTGGCCTAGGCCACACTCAAGGCCGGGTCAGCCAAGTTTTACGAGCGCCGCCGAATGGCCAGCCAACCTGCTAACCAGCCTGCCTACCAGCCTGCCTACCAGCCTGCCTGCCGTTCACTTAAGTCCAGAGCCAACTAGGAGCACATTGATTGGAGGGCCACAAAGGCGAGGGACTGGGCTCATAACAATGCGAATTATGAACGCCCCAGCTCAGGCAGGTCAAGTTGAGTGGACAATAAACTGCCAGCCGGATCTGGCCGGGCAATTTGTAAGCATTCTAACTAGAGTGTTAAGTCcagcccccccccccccccccagtCCGACCCTTCACTTTTTGGCCGGATGAATTACAATGTCCTTCGCTGTCCTTCACCCTCGCATCCCCCGTGCCGCCTGTGTTTGCCTTCGATAATAGCATTCTAATTGAAACATTAATTATTCAGCTTAGTTGTGGGCGGGCTTTAGCGAATGCAAGTCCGCGGGTCCAAAGGGATATTCCTCTTGTAGCCTAATGGCTATATAATGAAGGTCCTGATAGTTGCCTGTAATTTTGATCTATCGATTTTCGAACACCTTCAAGATACTTCAGATCTGAAATCTGCGACTTTGCCAGCCAGAGCCAGGaaaattttgcatttcaaatttcaaCGATTAATAGATTGTAAATTggaaaataagtatttaagtaAACGAGCGAGGAAGTTGTATTTGTGGATAAATATTAAGAAGTATTGTAGTAATGAAAACAGGTTTTCCATCTTTGCCGTAATGTAAATATCGAGTATTAAGTTTAATAGTGGAAAAACAGGTAGTTTGAATGGTTGGCCGAAAATTGAATCAAATATCTTGTCATTCGTAAAAAAAACTactaataattataatcaaaataatttgtaatttcaaaACTCAATAATCTCAAAAGTGAGTTAGTTCTCcctaaatgtaatttttaaagttttgtttatagTTTGCCTGAATATGTGTAGTTGCTCCAGTGTTCgcaatcattaaaataatatgcaTGTGAGagacttttcttttttcccaGCTGACAGTCAGTTGACTTTGAGCTGAGCTTTAGAATGCTTGGACAAATAAAAGCTATCACGTTGATTCTGGGCCTTATTGGCTCCGAAGTGCAATCGGCCAAGTTGGCGGACACGGAATGTGGTTACTTTAACGAGAAACAGCTCTTAGAGAGGGACTCTTTCATCGGACCCACCGAGCACCAGTGGATAGCACGGATCGTTTTTAGCAAAGGTTAGAAAACAGGTATTCCATAGAGAAGACAATAAGCCTGCTTTCTATTACAGGGATCAAGATTGACAATGATGATGACTGTTTGGGCGTGCTGATCTCCAAGCGCACTGTTCTAGCTCCAGCCCACTGTTTTGTTCAGTATAACGGCCAGGCACAGGCCTTCTCCGTGCACCTGGGTGTCTACAACAAGAGTGCTCCGGTTGGATCACTAATCTGCGAGGAGGATGGCTTCTGCGTGCGTCCTGCCCAGGAGATCAAGGTGGCCGAGGTGGCCATCCACCCGGAGTACGACTCGCGAACGCTGAAGAACAGCCTGGCCGTGCTCACCCTGCAGCGGGACGTCAAGATCTACCCGAACGTGATGCCCATCTGCATGCCACCGCCCCACTTGGTCAACGAGACGCTGGTGGGTCAGACCTTTCTGGTGGCTGGGCTGCGCAAGTGGGCGGACTTAAGGCAAATGAGCTGGGTGAATTCGCTCAGCCGATCCTTCTGCCAATCGAAGTTCAGCACGCTTTTGACCAGCAGCACCACGGTGTGTGGCTACCAGGTCAGGCCAGACGTGTTCGTCATTGGGGCACCGCTGGTGGGGATGCAGGCAAAGGGGCAATTCACCCAGAACTACTACCTGGTCGGATTAATGATAGACTGGCGCATGGACGAAGACCGCGTCATGTCCAGCTTCCTGGCCATCCGGAACTACTTAGGCTTTATCCATCAGAATTCCGACTCGTTGATTGTACGCTCCTAAGCGGAAACAGATCACTTTACAACcctaaagaattaaataaatgttttgaaaattgttacaatagtgaaaataacattaacattaaattaaaacgtttATAAGAAGCACGGAAGCCTTCTTTGAACTTGGCAATAAACGTGTTAACCAGTTTTAGTAACAGCAAAAAATTACAGATTTtcgattaaattaaaagacatattttttagaaaacaaatatcaaaaatctaactaaatttttaaaatttaactaaaatcgtttaactaaatttttgaaaattcgaATCCTTAAATCGAGAAATAACTgcaaaaaagattttatacTGAGAatgaaaatatacaatttcaaGCCAGAAGTTGTTTAGCTTTCGACTATCTATTTGAAGGTTACTCTTTTCATAGCGATTCATGCGCAAATCTAAGTCTGAACATATGAAATCGGATTATATGGCTTGGCCAAGTTAgcataattttgtttttaaaaaataaatatgagtgcctattaataataatttctgaGCActgtcaaatttttaaaaatcagtcaGGTATCAGTGATTTTACCAGCGAGATAAGAGAGGGGGAGATTTGCCATTAACCATTCAGTGCTAATGCAACTCAGCTTTTGAGTCTGAGAAATAAGTTTAGTCAACTCTGAGCACTTGGAGCACATCGACATGGAGGTGCTTGTAAGCGGAAAACTTGTTCTGCTGCTAATTGTAGCCTGGCTGGGTGGTGagtaaaaacattaaaattgaaatgtttacaAATCTGTTTACATGGCATATGAATTGGCAGCCTTGGCAGTGGCAGATATACAATGCGGGCGCCTAGAGGAGAGATTGCTATACACTGTCCTGGAGAAGACTGAGCCCTCGGAGAATCCCTGGATAGGCATCCTGTGGGCTGATAAAGGTAAGTCCACACATAGGAAAGTTCCTATGAAAATAGCTAATAGCTAATAGCGTTATTTACAATTATACTAAATCATTTTCTCGTTTGCTTTTCCTTTCACAGGCAATAGCTACGAGAATACGGCTTGCTCCGTTGTCATTATCAACGAGCTGCATGTCCTCACCACTGCCACGTGTGTGAAGCGGTTCAAGACCCGGTCCGGAGACACCACAGCGGTGGCCATGCTGGGCGTTTGGGACGAGACCAACTCGCCCGAGGAGGATCTGGCCTGCAACGAGAAGGACTTTTGTGTGCCGGGCCCAGTGATGTACAAGGTGGTCGACATCAAGGTGCACCCGCAATCGGACAGGGACACGGGCGACAACGACCTGGCCATCCTGCGGCTGGAGAGGCCAATCGAGTGGACCCACTGGATCCAGCCGATCTGCTTGCAGGGCAGCTCGGAGCCGGAGACGCTGACCAACCGCAACCTGCACTACTCCGGCTTCAACCATGGGGACGTGTACAAGGGCAAGGGCCTGGCCATGACCGTCTCCACGCCCAAGTGCAAGCAGCTCACCTCCTCCAGCGTCTTTTTCCCCGAGAACCAGCTGTGCGGATATCCCGTTAAGCGGACCAAGTTCTATCCGGGCTCGGCACTGATGGACATCGAGGTGCAGGCCGAAAAGCCGCACAGCTTCTACCTGGTGGCGTTGCTGGTCCGCAATGTGGATGCCGGAGGGGCCACCACCCAGGTCTTCCAAAACGTGCGAAACGCCCGTTCCTGGATACTCGAGAATTCGAAATAGAAATGGAAATACTCTCAAATACATGATTGTACAACTGGATTTATGAATACTTGACAATCATTAATAAAGTCGACAGACGAGGAAGTAAATTGCTTTTGTGGGGCCAGGGAAATAACTGATGCATCGTGCTGGGATCTGCCCAGTGTTCCGCATCGGAAACGGGTTTTCAATCTTCGCAGAAATGTGATCACAGATCGTTACTGGGCAACGTAGAAAAACAGGTAGTTGTAAGAGTTAGTTGGAAATTTAAACAATGTCTTGCCACACGGAGATAATAGGAATGGATAAAACCTgagtaaaattattataactaagattaattaaagtttcacaaAATGATATGTCTTGACAATGGCTTAAAAGAGTATTTAGTTAAACTAAGTTTGTCTATaatattttagtattaaatttattacctATTAcctattattttatattttttttcaagtgtgTAAGCTAAGCTCCCGTATTGATCATAACTTCTGGATAAACCCCCTATGTATTGCAATGCTAAATGCAGTTGGaaacttttcaatttccaAGTTCCCCGTCAGTTTACTTTGAGCTGCGCTTCAGAATGCTTGGACGAATCGCAGTTGTAACGCTGCTTCTGGGCCTCATTGGCTCCGAAGTGCAATCGGCCAAGTTGGCGGACACGGAGTGCGGCTACTTCAACGAGGATCAGATGCTCAAGCAGGGCGGCTTCGCCAGTCCCACCGAGCACCAGTGGCTGGCCCGGATAGTGTTTGGCAAGGGTAAGCGTTTGAGTGTTTCCAGATTGGAAGAACAGTATCCTCACTGGTTGTTTGGCAGGGTTCGAAGGCAAGATTCGGGACAATGGCTGCCTGGGCGTGCTGATCTCCAAGCGCACCGTTCTGGCCCCAGCACACTGTTTTGTCCAGTACAACGGGGAGGCTCAGGCCTTCTCGGTGCACCTGGGTGTCTACAACAAGACCGCTCCCGTGGGGGTGCGTGTCTGCGAGAAGGATGGCTACTGTGTGCGCCCTGCCCAGGAGATCAAGGTGGCCGAGGTGGCCATCCACCCGGAGTACGACTCGCGAACGCTGAAGAACAGCCTGGCCGTGCTCACCCTGCAGCGGGACGCCAAGATCTACCCGAACGTGATGCCCATCTGCATGCCACCGCCCCACTTGGTCAACGAGACTCTGGTGGGTCAGACCTTCCTGGTGGCTGGGCTGCGCATCCGCGAGGATCTGAGGCTGAAGACCTGGGTGAACACGCTCAGCCGTTCGTTCTGCGAGTCGAAGGCCAAGGCGCTGGTGACCAGCAGCAACACGGTGTGCGGCTACCAGACCAGGCCGGAGGCCTACTACCTGGGCGCACCGCTGGTGGGGATGCAGAAGAAGGGCCACGCCACCCAGAACTACTACCTGGTGGGCTTCATGATCGACTGGCGCTGGGAGGACAACCGCATCATGTCCAGCTTCTTGGCCATCCGCAACTACCTGGACTTCATCTACCAGAACGCCAACTCACTGATTGTACGCTCCTGAGCGCTAAATAAAACACATTCGAGAAATGCCAGCTGCCAACAGGTCTTGC
This genomic window from Drosophila gunungcola strain Sukarami chromosome 3R, Dgunungcola_SK_2, whole genome shotgun sequence contains:
- the LOC128266585 gene encoding putative thiamine transporter SLC35F3 isoform X4; this encodes MTRDGEIPAIFNPKRVRTPSVVVTGDSSTNGPYNNSNAGGPGASSSPAGVGAPATSAQNGSGGGSGATGSCGFSNVLTSSNPQITHQDSISSSQQDPNEVIIIPADTPTSAPGSHNAGIHFGGTDSSDTQMEQQQANGHGEDPELRFRKLQACKESCCSELARKMYFGVCVTILMTASWVGATHCIKYMYKYRAPYDDLLNDDQDTSSSRADLSTELEDILAISDSSLHHVEDATEMFNIPPRQPVYFSAPFFAAWFFTNFSLLFFPIYILGLVSTRKCEKLSDILGDVLRGFRERGFTVGRFLNRCLCFCILWLVTTYLYTLSLHVLYATDALALFATNVACVYLLSWVILHEQFVGVRIVAIILCDTGIALLAYMDGITESRTLSGVVLATLAGAGYAVFRVMFRKVMGDPPVSQIAFIFTALGFLNALLLWPVVLGLYLTGTESLSSESIPWNLLFAASLLLLVFHVLMQFSAAVTYNMFVTLGLITAVPVSGALDVILYSANFAGMKLAGVILIGIGFFLVMFPANWPDYITRLLRSIIMLGHNARSQHIYATHYKHNRKYYAVKTDSYVV
- the LOC128266601 gene encoding phenoloxidase-activating factor 3, producing MEVLVSGKLVLLLIVAWLGALAVADIQCGRLEERLLYTVLEKTEPSENPWIGILWADKGNSYENTACSVVIINELHVLTTATCVKRFKTRSGDTTAVAMLGVWDETNSPEEDLACNEKDFCVPGPVMYKVVDIKVHPQSDRDTGDNDLAILRLERPIEWTHWIQPICLQGSSEPETLTNRNLHYSGFNHGDVYKGKGLAMTVSTPKCKQLTSSSVFFPENQLCGYPVKRTKFYPGSALMDIEVQAEKPHSFYLVALLVRNVDAGGATTQVFQNVRNARSWILENSK
- the LOC128266585 gene encoding putative thiamine transporter SLC35F3 isoform X3, giving the protein MTRDGEIPAIFNPKRVRTPSVVVTGDSSTNGPYNNSNAGGPGASSSPAGVGAPATSAQNGSGGGSGATGSCGFSNVLTSSNPQITHQDSISSSQQDPNEVIIIPADTPTSAPGSHNAGIHFGGTDSSDTQMEQQQANGHGEDPELRFRKLQACKESCCSELARKMYFGVCVTILMTASWVGATHCIKYMYKYRAPYDDLLNDDQDTSSSRADLSTELEDILAISDSSLHHVEDATEMFNIPPRQPVYFSAPFFAAWFFTNFSLLFFPIYILGLVSTRKCEKLSDILGDVLRGFRERGFTVGRFLNRCLCFCILWLVTTYLYTLSLHVLYATDALALFATNVACVYLLSWVILHEQFVGVRIVAIILCDTGIALLAYMDGITESRTLSGVVLATLAGAGYAVFRVMFRKVMGDPPVSQIAFIFTALGFLNALLLWPVVLGLYLTGTESLSSESIPWNLLFAASLLLLVFHVLMQFSAAVTYNMFVTLGLITAVPVSGALDVILYSANFAGMKLAGVILIGIGFFLVMFPANWPDYITRLLRWGRGPRSGTSTGQHPTIIDYRTGYIRSHLRSPSGRVR
- the LOC128266597 gene encoding CLIP domain-containing serine protease HP8-like, whose protein sequence is MQLETFQFPSSPSVYFELRFRMLGRIAVVTLLLGLIGSEVQSAKLADTECGYFNEDQMLKQGGFASPTEHQWLARIVFGKGFEGKIRDNGCLGVLISKRTVLAPAHCFVQYNGEAQAFSVHLGVYNKTAPVGVRVCEKDGYCVRPAQEIKVAEVAIHPEYDSRTLKNSLAVLTLQRDAKIYPNVMPICMPPPHLVNETLVGQTFLVAGLRIREDLRLKTWVNTLSRSFCESKAKALVTSSNTVCGYQTRPEAYYLGAPLVGMQKKGHATQNYYLVGFMIDWRWEDNRIMSSFLAIRNYLDFIYQNANSLIVRS
- the LOC128266600 gene encoding CLIP domain-containing serine protease B9-like, which encodes MLGQIKAITLILGLIGSEVQSAKLADTECGYFNEKQLLERDSFIGPTEHQWIARIVFSKGIKIDNDDDCLGVLISKRTVLAPAHCFVQYNGQAQAFSVHLGVYNKSAPVGSLICEEDGFCVRPAQEIKVAEVAIHPEYDSRTLKNSLAVLTLQRDVKIYPNVMPICMPPPHLVNETLVGQTFLVAGLRKWADLRQMSWVNSLSRSFCQSKFSTLLTSSTTVCGYQVRPDVFVIGAPLVGMQAKGQFTQNYYLVGLMIDWRMDEDRVMSSFLAIRNYLGFIHQNSDSLIVRS
- the LOC128266585 gene encoding uncharacterized protein LOC128266585 isoform X2; the encoded protein is MTRDGEIPAIFNPKRVRTPSVVVTGDSSTNGPYNNSNAGGPGASSSPAGVGAPATSAQNGSGGGSGATGSCGFSNVLTSSNPQITHQDSISSSQQDPNEVIIIPADTPTSAPGSHNAGIHFGGTDSSDTQMEQQQANGHGEDPELRFRKLQACKESCCSELARKMYFGVCVTILMTASWVGATHCIKYMYKYRAPYDDLLNDDQDTSSSRADLSTELEDILAISDSSLHHVEDATEMFNIPPRQPVYFSAPFFAAWFFTNFSLLFFPIYILGLVSTRKCEKLSDILGDVLRGFRERGFTVGRFLNRCLCFCILWLVTTYLYTLSLHVLYATDALALFATNVACVYLLSWVILHEQFVGVRIVAIILCDTGIALLAYMDGITESRTLSGVVLATLAGAGYAVFRVMFRKVMGDPPVSQIAFIFTALGFLNALLLWPVVLGLYLTGTESLSSESIPWNLLFAASLLLLVFHVLMQFSAAVTYNMFVTLGLITAVPVSGALDVILYSANFAGMKLAGVILIGIGFFLVMFPANWPDYITRLLRSIIMLGHNARWGRGPRSGTSTGQHPTIIDYRTGYIRSHLRSPSGRVR